Proteins co-encoded in one Candidatus Polarisedimenticolaceae bacterium genomic window:
- a CDS encoding PEGA domain-containing protein, with protein MSASFRHIAPIALSAALAMSSALAGPRIAVPHGGGGAPRSFGHTVPHAGGGVPRGGHAVPHSGGGTGMGHASAQRGMPPPHGQVPGHGTANGIARYGYYHGGYYPYYGYGYPYYGYPYYGYWGWPYWGFGFYGSWGYPYYGYGYYPPSDAGYGMGDAHPQTPAVIETKVSPGSAEVLLDGESVGFAKDYNGHWDELRVSPGKHTVSFQNGGYKTLTFDIDVMPGGHYVLDNDMSEGSGEERRTIAAPQAPQRQAEGPDPGYAPNGQPGGYAAPNGPPSSAPPTFQESMTVAGGRMTIHAKPDDAAVYLDGEYLGTAGELARLHGAIPVATGPHQLQIVRPGFSSDARTVEVGGPDVTRVDVTLAKQ; from the coding sequence ATGAGCGCCTCGTTCCGTCACATCGCTCCGATCGCCCTCTCCGCCGCCCTCGCGATGTCTTCGGCCCTCGCGGGGCCTCGCATCGCCGTGCCGCATGGCGGGGGCGGAGCTCCGCGCAGCTTCGGCCACACGGTCCCGCACGCGGGAGGCGGAGTCCCGCGCGGCGGTCACGCGGTTCCCCACAGCGGCGGTGGAACTGGGATGGGTCATGCGTCGGCGCAGCGCGGCATGCCTCCGCCTCACGGCCAGGTGCCGGGTCACGGGACTGCGAACGGGATCGCGCGTTACGGCTATTACCACGGCGGCTACTACCCGTATTACGGCTACGGATACCCGTACTACGGTTACCCGTACTACGGATACTGGGGCTGGCCTTATTGGGGCTTCGGCTTCTACGGCAGCTGGGGCTACCCGTACTACGGCTACGGTTACTACCCGCCCAGCGACGCGGGCTACGGGATGGGGGACGCCCATCCGCAAACGCCCGCGGTCATCGAGACGAAAGTCAGTCCCGGCAGCGCCGAAGTCCTCCTGGACGGCGAGTCGGTCGGTTTTGCGAAGGACTACAACGGTCACTGGGACGAGCTTCGGGTCTCACCCGGCAAGCACACGGTGAGCTTCCAGAACGGCGGCTACAAAACTCTGACCTTCGACATCGACGTCATGCCCGGCGGTCACTATGTGCTCGACAACGACATGAGCGAAGGCTCGGGCGAGGAGCGCCGGACGATCGCCGCACCTCAGGCGCCTCAACGGCAGGCGGAAGGACCGGATCCCGGGTACGCCCCCAACGGCCAGCCGGGTGGTTACGCCGCCCCGAACGGGCCACCCTCGAGCGCGCCGCCGACGTTCCAGGAGAGCATGACGGTCGCCGGCGGGCGGATGACGATTCACGCGAAGCCCGACGATGCCGCGGTCTACCTCGACGGCGAGTATCTCGGGACGGCGGGAGAGCTCGCGCGCCTGCATGGGGCGATTCCCGTCGCGACGGGGCCGCACCAGCTCCAGATCGTGCGTCCGGGTTTCTCGAGCGACGCGAGGACGGTGGAAGTCGGCGGCCCCGACGTCACGCGGGTCGACGTCACGCTCGCGAAGCAGTGA
- a CDS encoding GTPase domain-containing protein: MVLFNYSTRELTAKIVYYGPGLCGKTTNLQFIHENLPGEVRGKMLSLATKTDRTLFFDFLPIDLGEIRGMKTRVQLYTVPGQVFYNETRKLVLKGADGIVFVADSQGTMLGANVESFKNLEENLKAHGMKLGEMPHVIQFNKRDLAKLTGIEDLNAALNKYNAPFYESVATTGIGVQDTLKAIVKLVLLHLTRKYDPKSLPPAHETPSAAVAMSQPAPVPQAPAPVPTPAPAPVARAAAPAKPAVPAPRKAPKAAPAIARTPPPVETMPKFQEAEIDDLVGEVGEHDAPPIPEPAPVAAAATTAAEDGVWMGAPEGEDTFAGSTVSLEDLLSHEAKAAPEAPPAADWRDNPAARSGFEIDRGFDPEWKTPAAPQSAASRAPRTPVPPAAPPAADDDRPIAPFPIPSPGIEDERDEDVVLTEVASNDDLFNDPTLDVAQMAEGAMREILVPVMLGEGRHAKRFKLSIRLRLEPVD; the protein is encoded by the coding sequence ATGGTCCTGTTCAATTACTCGACGCGCGAGCTCACCGCGAAGATCGTCTATTACGGCCCGGGCCTCTGCGGAAAGACCACCAACCTCCAGTTCATCCACGAGAATCTGCCGGGCGAGGTCCGCGGGAAGATGCTCTCGCTCGCGACGAAGACCGACCGGACGTTGTTCTTCGACTTCCTGCCGATCGATCTCGGCGAGATCCGGGGCATGAAGACGAGGGTGCAGCTCTACACCGTCCCCGGACAGGTCTTCTACAACGAGACGCGCAAGCTCGTGCTGAAGGGCGCCGACGGGATCGTCTTCGTCGCCGACTCGCAAGGGACGATGCTCGGCGCCAACGTCGAGTCGTTCAAGAACCTCGAGGAGAACCTGAAGGCGCACGGCATGAAGCTCGGCGAGATGCCGCACGTCATCCAGTTCAACAAGCGCGATCTCGCGAAGCTCACCGGAATCGAAGACTTGAACGCAGCGCTCAACAAGTACAACGCGCCGTTCTACGAGTCGGTCGCCACGACCGGCATCGGCGTTCAGGACACGCTCAAAGCGATCGTGAAGCTCGTGTTGCTCCATCTCACGCGCAAGTACGATCCGAAGTCGCTGCCTCCGGCGCACGAGACGCCCTCGGCGGCCGTCGCCATGTCTCAGCCTGCGCCGGTGCCGCAGGCCCCGGCACCTGTCCCCACCCCCGCTCCCGCACCCGTTGCGCGCGCGGCCGCCCCGGCGAAGCCCGCGGTCCCCGCACCGCGCAAGGCGCCGAAGGCGGCGCCGGCGATCGCGCGCACGCCGCCGCCCGTCGAGACGATGCCCAAGTTCCAGGAGGCCGAGATCGACGACCTGGTCGGTGAGGTCGGCGAGCACGATGCGCCGCCGATCCCGGAGCCCGCGCCCGTGGCCGCCGCCGCGACGACGGCAGCCGAAGACGGCGTCTGGATGGGGGCCCCGGAGGGCGAGGACACCTTCGCCGGTTCGACCGTCTCCCTCGAGGACCTTCTGTCGCACGAGGCGAAGGCGGCTCCCGAGGCCCCGCCCGCGGCCGATTGGCGTGACAACCCGGCGGCGCGTTCGGGGTTCGAGATCGACCGCGGGTTCGACCCGGAGTGGAAAACCCCCGCGGCTCCGCAGTCCGCCGCATCGCGCGCGCCGCGCACGCCCGTACCCCCCGCAGCGCCGCCCGCGGCCGACGACGACCGGCCGATCGCTCCGTTCCCGATTCCCTCGCCGGGGATCGAAGACGAGAGGGACGAGGATGTCGTCCTCACCGAGGTGGCGAGCAACGACGATCTCTTCAACGATCCGACACTCGACGTCGCGCAGATGGCCGAGGGAGCGATGCGGGAGATCCTGGTTCCCGTGATGCTCGGCGAGGGGCGCCATGCGAAGCGCTTCAAGCTCTCGATCCGCCTGCGGCTCGAACCGGTCGACTGA
- a CDS encoding HU family DNA-binding protein — MIKADIINRVSEDASITKVKAVEAVEAVFEAMKTAMQRGERIELRGFGVFQVKPRKKGIGRNPRTGREVKIPPGKTIRFKPGKNLRNLS; from the coding sequence ATGATCAAGGCCGACATCATCAACAGGGTCTCGGAGGACGCTTCGATCACGAAGGTCAAGGCAGTCGAAGCGGTCGAGGCCGTGTTCGAGGCGATGAAGACGGCGATGCAGCGCGGCGAGCGCATCGAGCTCCGCGGCTTCGGGGTGTTCCAAGTGAAACCGCGCAAGAAGGGAATCGGCCGCAACCCGCGCACCGGGCGCGAGGTCAAGATCCCGCCGGGAAAGACGATCCGCTTCAAGCCCGGAAAGAACCTTCGCAACCTCAGCTGA
- a CDS encoding YihY/virulence factor BrkB family protein, translating to MKDPLSRFLRLLWRALRQFNADHGPNHAAAVAYFSLLSLPPFLLLAGRLIGHLLPGTAGTDAALAAVASFLPTEIVPSLSTVGQSLSHGRTLLAIAVPVLLWVASHAFSSLEVAVNVAFGTTPLRRFWLSRLKAFAGLSGCVIVLGGTVVGGHLATWLDIYYTRTGAPRFLSPTARIFSIVGLLFVTFGVFALFYKTLPRGKVHWRAAAKAALIAVVLWEGARQVFGGLLAKSPTFGLLSGALAGVVAFLAWIYVAVVVIIYGAEVASLLNGNRGPLPSRAGSGL from the coding sequence ATGAAGGACCCGCTCTCGCGGTTCCTCCGCCTCCTGTGGCGCGCGCTGCGGCAGTTCAACGCCGATCACGGGCCGAACCACGCCGCGGCGGTCGCCTACTTCTCGCTCCTGTCGCTTCCGCCGTTCCTGCTCCTCGCCGGCCGCCTCATCGGCCACCTGCTGCCGGGCACCGCGGGCACCGATGCGGCGCTCGCCGCCGTCGCGTCGTTCCTGCCCACGGAGATCGTGCCGTCGCTCTCGACCGTCGGGCAGAGCCTGAGCCACGGGCGCACGCTCCTCGCCATCGCCGTTCCCGTCCTCCTGTGGGTCGCGAGCCATGCGTTCTCGTCGCTCGAGGTCGCGGTGAACGTCGCGTTCGGGACGACGCCGCTGCGGCGGTTCTGGCTCTCGCGCCTCAAGGCGTTCGCCGGCCTCTCGGGCTGCGTCATCGTGCTCGGAGGAACGGTCGTCGGCGGCCATCTCGCGACCTGGCTCGACATCTACTACACCCGCACCGGCGCGCCGCGGTTTCTCTCTCCGACCGCGCGGATCTTCTCGATCGTCGGGCTCCTCTTCGTCACGTTCGGAGTCTTCGCGCTCTTCTACAAGACGCTGCCGCGCGGGAAGGTGCATTGGAGAGCGGCCGCGAAGGCCGCGCTGATCGCGGTCGTCCTCTGGGAGGGCGCGCGCCAGGTCTTCGGCGGGCTCCTCGCGAAATCGCCGACGTTCGGCCTCCTGAGCGGCGCGCTCGCCGGAGTGGTCGCGTTCCTGGCCTGGATCTACGTCGCCGTCGTCGTCATCATCTACGGTGCGGAGGTCGCCTCGCTCCTGAACGGCAATCGCGGGCCTCTTCCGAGCCGCGCTGGGAGCGGACTCTGA
- a CDS encoding HEAT repeat domain-containing protein, whose translation MAWKHRSSIAVVLAAGALAATRAGAVTEPPPDPIRLGLYEWMAVAPIVVAADVLVDDGKYIQAMTREPIKGAVPARTTLYVDLKRANRDRAVGVKALDLARGRGYLLLLEAAPQKASAPSPLYDLVRGISGAREIPKEAPGPLLEAAAKLADIQERKTDSLLWSSVPEFLEDPNPVLVDAALELVVKFRKETLDLLPSLTPLLESPRPDVRQRAVVLIGRVLVRQGAEAVPERSTIVAEITGRARRDDDVEVRRAATAAISTLADAGVDETLKTISHDDPDQNVRFEAEKALYERKLSGRGGGTD comes from the coding sequence ATGGCCTGGAAGCATCGCTCGTCGATCGCCGTCGTCCTCGCCGCAGGCGCGCTCGCCGCGACCCGCGCCGGGGCCGTCACCGAGCCGCCGCCCGATCCGATCCGCCTCGGCCTCTACGAGTGGATGGCGGTGGCGCCGATCGTCGTCGCCGCAGACGTTCTCGTCGACGACGGCAAGTACATCCAAGCGATGACCCGCGAGCCGATCAAGGGAGCCGTCCCCGCGCGAACGACCCTCTACGTCGACCTCAAGCGGGCCAACCGCGATCGCGCGGTCGGAGTCAAGGCTCTCGATCTCGCGCGGGGCCGTGGCTATCTGCTCCTCCTCGAGGCCGCGCCGCAGAAGGCGTCGGCGCCGAGCCCGCTCTACGATCTCGTGCGCGGAATCTCCGGCGCCCGCGAGATTCCGAAGGAGGCGCCCGGACCGCTGCTCGAGGCCGCCGCGAAGCTCGCGGACATCCAGGAACGAAAGACCGACAGCTTGCTGTGGTCGTCGGTGCCCGAGTTCCTCGAAGATCCGAATCCGGTCCTCGTCGATGCCGCGCTCGAGCTGGTCGTCAAGTTCCGGAAGGAGACTCTCGATCTCCTCCCATCCCTGACACCGCTCCTCGAGTCGCCGCGACCCGACGTCCGTCAGCGCGCGGTGGTCCTCATCGGGCGCGTTCTCGTGCGCCAGGGGGCGGAGGCCGTGCCCGAGCGCAGCACGATCGTCGCGGAGATCACCGGCCGCGCACGGCGCGACGACGACGTCGAGGTTCGCCGCGCCGCGACCGCCGCGATCTCGACCCTCGCCGACGCCGGCGTCGACGAAACGCTGAAAACGATCTCGCACGATGATCCCGATCAGAACGTCAGGTTCGAGGCCGAGAAGGCGCTCTACGAGCGGAAGCTCTCCGGCCGAGGGGGAGGCACCGATTGA
- the der gene encoding ribosome biogenesis GTPase Der produces MSRLPVVAIVGAPNVGKSTIFNRLTGRRDALVTDEPGVTRDRIYGTAKGGGVPFRVVDTGGLRWDDVPFGAEILLQADAALAEAGLVLFVVDARAGATALDLEVAGFLRRKGAKTLLVANKIDGPAQDAAFHDLHALGLGEPVPVSAEHGRGFDELWDAIEARLPELPAGEVAGEEEAPIKIALVGRPNVGKSSLLNRLVGEERMLVSDIPGTTRDAVDTAIRLGERRYVLVDTAGLRRKGRVHQVAESLSVMRARQAIERADVVVLVLDGSEPIAAQDTHIAGYAAEESKPVVVAVNKWDLVEGREAKAKDWEREVRSRLRFVKEVPIVLVSAKSGQRVTKILDRVDDVFASASKRVPTPELNRWLQDEAARERRAPAKGGSVRLFYAAQTGIRPPRFVLFCNEARRLHFSLRRHLENSLRERFAFGASPLRLTFRSRREREAR; encoded by the coding sequence GTGAGCCGTCTTCCCGTCGTCGCGATCGTCGGCGCACCGAACGTCGGTAAGAGCACGATCTTCAACCGGCTGACCGGCCGGCGCGACGCCCTCGTCACCGATGAGCCCGGCGTGACCCGCGACCGGATCTACGGCACGGCGAAGGGCGGCGGTGTCCCGTTCCGGGTCGTCGACACCGGCGGCCTTCGCTGGGACGACGTCCCGTTCGGCGCCGAGATCCTCTTGCAGGCCGACGCTGCGCTCGCGGAGGCGGGTCTCGTCCTCTTCGTCGTGGACGCACGTGCGGGAGCGACGGCGCTCGACCTCGAGGTCGCGGGCTTCTTGAGACGGAAGGGAGCCAAGACGCTCCTCGTCGCCAATAAGATCGATGGGCCCGCCCAGGACGCCGCCTTCCACGATCTCCACGCGCTCGGCCTCGGCGAGCCGGTACCGGTCTCCGCGGAGCACGGGCGCGGGTTCGACGAGCTGTGGGACGCGATCGAAGCCCGGCTGCCCGAGCTCCCCGCGGGTGAGGTGGCCGGCGAGGAAGAGGCGCCGATCAAGATCGCCCTCGTCGGCCGGCCGAACGTCGGGAAATCCTCGCTCTTGAACCGGCTCGTCGGCGAGGAGCGGATGCTCGTGAGCGACATCCCGGGAACGACGCGCGACGCCGTCGACACGGCGATCCGTCTCGGCGAGCGGCGCTACGTGCTCGTCGATACGGCCGGCCTCAGACGTAAGGGGCGGGTGCACCAGGTCGCCGAATCGCTGTCGGTCATGCGCGCGCGCCAGGCGATCGAGCGCGCGGACGTGGTCGTCCTCGTCCTCGACGGGAGCGAGCCGATCGCGGCGCAGGACACGCACATCGCGGGCTACGCGGCGGAAGAGTCGAAGCCCGTCGTCGTGGCGGTCAACAAGTGGGACCTGGTCGAGGGACGAGAGGCGAAAGCGAAGGACTGGGAGCGCGAGGTGCGCTCGCGCCTTCGTTTCGTCAAGGAGGTTCCGATCGTCCTGGTGAGCGCGAAGAGCGGCCAGCGCGTGACGAAGATCCTCGATCGCGTCGACGATGTCTTCGCCTCGGCCAGCAAGCGCGTGCCGACGCCCGAGCTCAACCGCTGGCTGCAAGACGAGGCCGCCCGGGAGCGGCGCGCGCCCGCGAAGGGCGGCTCCGTGCGGCTCTTCTACGCGGCGCAGACCGGGATCCGTCCGCCCCGCTTCGTCCTCTTCTGCAACGAGGCGCGCCGGCTCCACTTCTCCTTGAGACGCCACCTCGAGAACAGTCTGCGGGAGCGCTTCGCCTTCGGCGCGTCGCCGCTCCGCCTCACGTTCCGCAGCCGGCGCGAGCGCGAGGCCCGATGA